The Coffea arabica cultivar ET-39 chromosome 6e, Coffea Arabica ET-39 HiFi, whole genome shotgun sequence genome contains the following window.
TCAAGTATAATTTACTTTGATCGTGGATTCTCTCAAAAGTGTTTATGGAATACCTCAAGTGGCTATGAATTCTCAAAATAGACAGGAATGCAATGAGTTAGAACAATCTACAAGACTTAAAACTAAGGATTTTTGCTGGCAAATTTTCCCATAGCACATCAAATCAAGCATACCACAAAGCCTCGTACAGTAAAACCAAAAAGAATTCTGCACAAAACAGCCATAAAAGAAATATAACAAGGCACCAAGATTATGCAGAAAACTTCAAATACATACAGTATGAGTGCTGCAGAAAAGTCGGGCTTGTTGAAACTTATTCCGGCATTGTACTTGgtgaaagaagaagaagcagtaTCAAATCCAATTTCACCCCCAACAGCTAATTCCTTTAGACCAATTGCACCAGAAATCTCCAAAAGAGGGGAAGGATTCAAGCCAATACTGGAATTAATGGCTGCATGAGGATGAAGGTAATGTATTTCAAGCTGAAAAATAGGCCAGATCAAGAAACTTGTATCAGCACGAGTAGGGGCAGGTAACAAGGAACATAATATTTACAAGGTGTGCCTAAGTTACGACTAGGAGAATTCATGTCTTCAACTGAAATCTGATGTGCAATGCAATGGTTTCAGAATATTGTGGTAAAACAAATAGCTATACTGGTCCTAGTGATAGTCCATTTTGGAGAACCAAATTGCAACTTTTTGAGATATGCCACTTTTACTGTGTCCATCAGTAGATTTGGGTAGATTTTGTTAGCTCAAGAATAAGTCAACTAGTTAGAACAACCAGGAGTAGATTTAGATTTTCACATTTTACTAGTTCAAATTTCCTTTGAATTCTTGTTGATTTCATTGAGATTCTTGAGGAAAaaatagtgttttttttttttggttaatttacTCCTATACATTGATGATCCATCAATGAAGAAAGTAAACTGTTCTAGTCTCCTCAAATGCATGTCTCATTTTTAGAGTTTTTCCTTGGCTAAAATCCAACACAACTCTATTAAGGTCAACATGTGTCAGAACTGTAGTTTCCTTTCATCACACCAGATGACATCAATTCGGATATGCCAACTCAGAATcttatcaaggaaacaagaatgTCTAACAATAAAACCAGATTGTGATACTTTATTGCCCCATTTACTTTTAAGTATAGCAATTTATCATAATTAATTGTATCTTGAAACTAATAAACATAGATGCAAAGATTTTAAAAGATGACTGCATTGGATGAGTGAATGGTTTTCACCCTGTATTTAACAAGACTAACCTTGCCAGACTTGTGATCTGGTATGTTGAAACTAAATGCTGCTTTTGTAGATGAAAGGACTTCATTCAAGGTTACCTTTGTTGATACCTGCAAAGACAAATACCAATGAATGCCTATTCTATGGCAGAATATAATACAAGGGAATCATTTACAAGGGACAAAATAGTAAGCTGAAGATATAGCAAGGAATACTATATGTCCTAGTCATTAATCTGCTGAAAGGTAGGAATCATATCATACATTTGAATACGTATCAACTTTCACATCAACAGTAGTCCTTCCAGTCTTGTATTGTGTACTAATGTCACCGACGAAAATTTGATCCCTCTTTACACCAGTTGCTGTAAGACCCTGGAAAAAAACTCAACTCTGTTATAGAGCCTTGGCAAAATACGAAATGATTGATTGTCAATTTTAACAACTTaataaaaggagaaagaaatttaaaaaataataatttgaaGTGCATGCTGAAGGAAATTCACTAATTCATGGTCTCAATGAGGAAATGGAAAGTAAAAGTTACGGCTTGTTTTAATTAGTAAAGTAGAACCCATATGAAAACCATGATTAGTTTGCCTAAATCATGCTTACTGTAAAAATTAAGTGCATATATTATTATTCAACATTCTCTGTCACataattttagttatttttcagACAagatattttctcaaaattacataatagCTGTAAGTAATAGCTGCTAAAGGCTTGAAAAATCATTTATAAGCATCTAGAATGACGAGAAAAGCTTAGAAGGTATAGTACCATTCCAGTGGCGCTTGGAATGGAAATAGTGATCTTCTGGTCATAGTTGTAATCTTTAGCCAAAACATCTGAAAAAACGCATTAAAGATCTTAGCCAGAGAGCAGACAATTTTAGCAGAAGCAAAGAAATCCATTCGTGTCTTTATATGAGAATATACAGAAGGAAAGGATTGCCAGAAGCTGGCTTCTATAGATGCAATACTTTCTATGTCTTGTCAACATTGTCAATGTAGCTACAGCTCAAAAAGACATCCAGAGCTTATCTTCAAAAACATTTGCAGTTAGTCAAAAGGCAATTTTCAGAGAAGTTTGGGACACATAGATCCGGCTCAATGAATTTCCTTAAGAAGTGACACAACACACACTTCCAGGGATTAACAGCATAAAGAAAAATAGCGAACAAGCAAAGGATCAATTCCATCTGTAAGACACTGCACATAAACACAAAAATCATATTCAGTTCAAGGTATTTAGAAGAACAGATATAGTAAACACatctttttttctcctttgtaTTTCAGAAGTATATTCCTAGCTTCTCCCTACATGGTAAGAACCAAACGTGCCACTCCAAAATCATTTACTTACCTTTTCTCACTATTAAACCCCATTAGCAAAAGTCTTTACTTTCACATTTTCAATTCAAATAATGCCCATTATAACAACGCGTTTATTAAATCTATAACGATGGAAACTTGAACCAGAAACATTCTTATAAACCCGCTATACCAGATAGCTAGACACATTATCATTGGCACGATGATACAATTATCCTGCATTAAATTTAATCCATTGATTACTTTCACTACTAATACCTCTAGCCCGTCGTCCAATCTCTGAAAATGGGGCCGGACCGCTGCTCATCTCTTCAAATCGCAAAGGTTCAAACAAAATCTGATGGGACAACAACAGAATAATCAATTAGACAAATACTACCTTCCACATTACGCGCccaaatcaaatttaaacacactaaaacaaaacaaaaatagttCTCGAATCCCAAATGACCCAATTCGACAAGTTAATCTCAGCTGGCCAAGGAATGGAGGAGTTAAATTAGGGCTGCGGGAAAAGGTGGGCAcaacctttaaaaaaaaaaaaaaaagaacacaaAAAGAATATATTGCGCTTCGTATACATATATGCATCAATAAAGAGAGCTTACGAAGGAAAAAGAGCTGAAGGAGAGCAGGACGATCACCGTATAAGCGACGACCTGAGCAAACAACGGCGTTTGAGGTTAATGGGGAAGGTTTAACGGTGTGGTATACAGGGAAAGCAGAGGTCAGCGGCTCAGCTGAATTACGCCTAGGTTACAGTGATGGGTAATTATTAAAGGCGTTACTAGTTACTTTTACGCCTTTACGGCGTTTACGCTATTGTGTCACAGGCCTGTCGTTGAACCAAAATTTGGCATGCAATACGATGCAAATTCATACATGCATACATGGCTTTTCTTTATTTGCTCACATGAAGGCACACTGTAagactattttattttatttttttttaaaaaaagaaggaTTCACTATTAATGGTTTAAACTTTAAAAGTTATCATTTATTCCTTAAATTGCaacacttttaccaaaaataaacaaattaattaattaaaagaaccttttttttaaagaaaaaataacatCTTACGAAGGTCATTTGTACTTCCTAACTTGTATCCAAATTTCATTTTACgcctttaattttaattttagacaCATTGCACCCAAAACTCTCTAATCCGTCTCATTTGAGTTCCTTTTGTTAATAGCATTGATGGAATTAATAGCATTGATGGAATTAATAAGCGTGCACACAATGTGCAAGTATATAATTGCACATCTTTAAAAGAATTGATTTATTTCACTTAATTTGAACTCGCTTATTTGTAAGAAAGTCGATTGCCGAACAAAATAAATAGAgtttaccaaaaataaaaataaaaaatctaggGTTTTAACTAGAACCTTTCGATCGTGAACTAATCCAAGCGTAGCCTTTGAACAATATGATAATGAGGTATCAAACACCAAGTTAGCGAAATGAATTAATATATCCTTTTTATTTGGAGGATTAGCGTCACCAATTCCTCTAGAACAAATGCTTATTAATGGaaaacattttttattttttttaatataatatataacacGGGGATCTCAATTTTTTCGAATGGGTTGACTTTGAACTATGTCCTAAATGAAATAGCTAAATCACAGTTGAAGGACAATTATGACttttaagaaattgaaatgttggaaataaaATACACTTCCAAGTATCAAATTATAGAGCAATGATTCGGGGACTAATTAACTAAGAAGATTAGGAGAGCAAATCTAAACGAATGAAGAATATGGCTAACCTAACCGTTAGTATAAGAAATAAAAAGTGCATTCATCGTTTTGAAGAGAAACAAATTCATataggaaaagggaaaaagaaaccaATTGAGCTTCCGAATCAAcattggaaaaagaaagaaccaaaTAACCAGCTGGAGGTCCAGTTGCACTATTTTCCAAATCCCAAGCGCGGAAATTGACTTCGTTTATGACGGCGCTAAGGTTAATACTTGTTGCACTTGAACAAATTGGTTTTCCTGGTGCATGCAGTGATCTCGGCCAACTTGTCCTACAATTAGCAGCACACCTGcgttgcaaatttcttttcagtCGTGAAATCTTGTACGGGCGGGGTCCCAAGCCCGTTATCTTTCTCGACCTTGAAGTCACAATGGGAGGTGAAGCATGCCA
Protein-coding sequences here:
- the LOC113694820 gene encoding mitochondrial outer membrane protein porin 4, which codes for MSSGPAPFSEIGRRARDVLAKDYNYDQKITISIPSATGMGLTATGVKRDQIFVGDISTQYKTGRTTVDVKVDTYSNVSTKVTLNEVLSSTKAAFSFNIPDHKSGKLEIHYLHPHAAINSSIGLNPSPLLEISGAIGLKELAVGGEIGFDTASSSFTKYNAGISFNKPDFSAALILTDKGETLKASYVHTINPLSGNEVAAEMIHRFSTYENSFSIGSVHKFDPLTTVKTRFFDNGKISMLCQREWRPKSLVTVSAEYDSKSINSTPKLGLAVALKP